The sequence GCGCTGCCTTTTGGCGCCCTCGCGGCGGGGGATCTTCTGTACGTCCAGTCCCCCGTAAATGGCGGTTTCGCGGCCGGCAACAACCACGGAATTCGCGCGGCTCTGGCAGGCGGGGCCGACTATGTCTGGATCCTCAACAACGACACCGAGATCGACTGTCGTGCGCTCTCTGCCCTGGTGCAAAAGGTGGAGGACGACCCGCGGATCGGCATGTGCGGATCCCTGCTTGTCTACTACGACGCGCGTGAGCAGGTGCAAGCCTGCGGAGGAGTCTCATTCAGCTACTGGCGAGCACTTGGCCAGCAAATTGGCTACGGACTGAATCCGGCCAACATTGATTCGGGACGCATACTGCAGCAACCGCTGACCTATGTGGCAGGCGCATCTTTGCTTGCCCGAAGCGCAATGATTCGCGAGGTCGGTGCGTTCGAGGAACGCTACTTCCTGTACTACGAAGAGATCGACTGGGCGGAGCGTGCTGCACACTGGAAACTCGCCGTCGCGCTGGACAGCGTGGTGTATCACAAGGAAGGTGGGTCTATCGGGACTGCGAGCCGCCAGAAGCGCTCTCCGCTCTCGCAGTACTACCTCAACCGCAATCTGATTCTCTTCTACGGTCGCTTCCACAAGATGCGGCTGCCCGTGGCCATCATGCGGGTGTGCAAGGAACTGGCCCAGAGGATCAAGTACGGCGACTACCACCTCGCGCGAGTGACATGGCGGGCCTTGGTGGACGGCGTGCGCGTCAGCGATGGGCCGATCGATCGCACTCTGCTGGAGAGAGCATGAGCGCGTCCTATGAAGTCGCCAGGGCAGCTCCGGCGAGCAGCGAAGCAGGTGGGTCTGCGCGCAAGTCTCGGATTCTCTATTCGGGATTCCGTTGGGACCACCACGACGAACACTCCGGGTACCACCATGTCGTCGGCGCCCCGGACGCCTATGTGGACGGTGGACGCCTGTTCGGGGGTACGAGCCCGATCGGTTCGCGCGCGCGCAGGATCAATTTCCTGTTGATCGATTGCCTGACCGTGCTGCGCGCCTTGCCCTACAAGGCGGTGCTGCTCTTCTATCCCGAGCAGACGAGCTATCTGTCGGCCCCGTTGCTGCGCCTCATGGGCAAACGGGTCGTCTATGTACTGCATCTGGGCGAGGATTACTGGTTCGATCGCGCAGACTCCTTCTTCCTCAAGATCAAGCGCTTCAACCTGCGTTTCGTTAGCCGCTTCGTGGTGCTGACGGAGCAGCAGCAGCGCGTTTTCGATGCGCACTTTCCGGGTCGGGTGCTGCGCATCCCGCATGGAGCCTGGTGCGAACAGAAGGAATCTCCTCGGAGCACACGCGACGAAATTGCTCCGAACAGCATTACCGTTATCGGAGACACCT is a genomic window of Niveibacterium sp. SC-1 containing:
- a CDS encoding glycosyltransferase family 2 protein — encoded protein: MTEPKTSQPHVTVVLLNWNGWRDTLACLESLLRSEYGNASVVVVDNASTDGSRAHIESWAATERTPGFARAAFIAAGEALPFGALAAGDLLYVQSPVNGGFAAGNNHGIRAALAGGADYVWILNNDTEIDCRALSALVQKVEDDPRIGMCGSLLVYYDAREQVQACGGVSFSYWRALGQQIGYGLNPANIDSGRILQQPLTYVAGASLLARSAMIREVGAFEERYFLYYEEIDWAERAAHWKLAVALDSVVYHKEGGSIGTASRQKRSPLSQYYLNRNLILFYGRFHKMRLPVAIMRVCKELAQRIKYGDYHLARVTWRALVDGVRVSDGPIDRTLLERA
- a CDS encoding glycosyltransferase family 4 protein, with the translated sequence MSASYEVARAAPASSEAGGSARKSRILYSGFRWDHHDEHSGYHHVVGAPDAYVDGGRLFGGTSPIGSRARRINFLLIDCLTVLRALPYKAVLLFYPEQTSYLSAPLLRLMGKRVVYVLHLGEDYWFDRADSFFLKIKRFNLRFVSRFVVLTEQQQRVFDAHFPGRVLRIPHGAWCEQKESPRSTRDEIAPNSITVIGDTYRDYALLAELIRVLGQRMPDLRINLVGMKYEKLGEARHSHNVVCHPRLGKTEYDEVIRSALFIVLPLSFATANNALLEGLAMGVPVLCNRVHGVGEYLPSERYIFEDGEDLVRRIEAQRMKSLKDREDEAEELARHVTEHYSWPRVRERIEAFCLDVEPRS